The segment CAGCCCCATCACTGCGGCAGTGACGCCAGTAATAGCGATCAAAGAGTTTATTAACTGTGGCAGGCCGTAATAAAAAAGAAACAGCTGAACCAGCAGCGGCGTGCCGCGGAAAAACGAGATAAAAAGTAGTGAAAAGCCATTTAATACCGGCACTTTTGATACACGAACCACCGCCAGCAGACACGCCAGTATCAGCGCAAAGAACATGGCGATCGTCGCCATTTGAAGCGTGAGGGGCAGATATCGCAGCAGAACCGGCAACAAATCCCACATATATTCGAGATTAAGCATAATAATTAAACATAGGTTAGACCGCTTATAAGCAAACGGCCGTGGCAATGCCACGGCCGCGTTAAATCAGGGTAGCCTAAACGTTACGGCTGGGTGATATCAGTATTGAACCACTTTTCCGATATCTCACGTAAATCGCCATTTTCACGCAGCTCGGCAAGGGCTGCACCAACGCGATCACGCTGCTCACGACCCGCCTCGTCATCACGAAACGGTAGCGCGTTCTCAATGGTAGAGAACGGCTGACCGGCTAGCTCTAACGGCAGGCCTTTCTCTTTAATGACTTGCGTCGCGCTTACACGATCCATCACAAAGGCTTCTACCCGGCCCAGTGCCACATCCTGCTCAATGTTGGATTCATAGGTGCGAATATCGATTTCATCGGCGTTCGGTTGTTCACGCAGCAGCTGTTCGTAGTTGGAGCCCAGGTTCACCGCCACGCTTTTGCCAGATAAATCTTCAACGCCTTCAATGGTGTCATTGCCTGCCCGCACCACGACTTGCGCGCCGTCATACACGTAAGGCTCGGTGAAGGCATACTTGGCTTCGCGCTCAGGGGTAATCGTAATCTGGTTAGCAATGGTATCGATACGCCCAGACTCCAGCATCCCCGCCAGGCCAGAGAAGCTCGCGGTAATGAATT is part of the Halomonas alkaliantarctica genome and harbors:
- a CDS encoding amino acid ABC transporter substrate-binding protein, whose translation is MPLPRKLNITLAALSLSVASGLFAATAQADTLRVGMSGGYFPFTFVEQDELKGFEVDVMNAVGEITGDEIEFITASFSGLAGMLESGRIDTIANQITITPEREAKYAFTEPYVYDGAQVVVRAGNDTIEGVEDLSGKSVAVNLGSNYEQLLREQPNADEIDIRTYESNIEQDVALGRVEAFVMDRVSATQVIKEKGLPLELAGQPFSTIENALPFRDDEAGREQRDRVGAALAELRENGDLREISEKWFNTDITQP